One stretch of Pseudomonas fragi DNA includes these proteins:
- a CDS encoding REP-associated tyrosine transposase, whose translation MSSFPASHRLRRGRYSEPNRIYLLTANTLHRQPIFLNWRVGRRVVEQFKQVQVQGLATSLAWVVMPDHFHWLISLEQGSLDNLMCRTKSLSTRAINQVTGQAGRRWQQGYHDHALRRDEDIKQVARYVIANPLRAGLVKRVGDYPLWDAIWV comes from the coding sequence ATGTCTTCTTTTCCCGCCTCCCACCGTCTGCGCCGTGGTCGTTACAGCGAGCCAAATCGCATTTATCTTCTGACCGCCAATACGCTGCATCGGCAACCCATTTTCCTGAACTGGCGTGTAGGCCGACGGGTGGTCGAACAGTTCAAGCAGGTACAAGTGCAGGGGCTGGCCACTTCGCTGGCATGGGTGGTCATGCCCGATCATTTTCATTGGCTGATCAGCCTTGAACAGGGCTCGCTGGATAACTTGATGTGCCGCACAAAATCGTTGAGCACCCGCGCAATCAACCAGGTTACAGGACAAGCAGGCCGCCGCTGGCAGCAGGGCTACCACGACCATGCCTTGCGGCGTGATGAAGATATCAAGCAGGTGGCCCGTTATGTGATTGCCAACCCGCTGCGTGCCGGGCTGGTCAAGCGGGTGGGAGACTACCCCTTGTGGGACGCGATCTGGGTTTGA